The following proteins are co-located in the Betta splendens chromosome 9, fBetSpl5.4, whole genome shotgun sequence genome:
- the ptgs1 gene encoding prostaglandin G/H synthase 1, which produces MKCDKREDVMRGLSVFSMWVFLNLLLLKSTRADEGAGHAPPPSSSAVNPCCYYPCQNSGVCVRFGADRYECDCTRTGFYGENCTVPEIWTRIYYMLKPSPSVVHYILTHFQWFWDFVNSSFLQDTIMRLVLTVRSNLIPSPPTYNTKYGYLSWESYYNLSYYTRLLPPVPEDCPLPMGTKGKPVLPDASVLAHRFYKRRTFRPDPQGTNVMFAFMAQHFTHQFFSTKHGENGAFTKALGHGVDASNIYGVDLERQHQLRLHKDGKLKYQLVKGEMYPPTVAEVPVHMVYPETCPPEQRLVTGQEIFGLLPGLTMYATIWLREHNRVCDILRAEHPTWDDEQLFQTTRLIIIGEIINIIVEEYVQQLSGYRLKLRFDPSLLFRVQFQYSNRIALEFCQLYHWHPLMPDSFLIGGDDVPYSQFVYNTSLLMHYGVETLVDAFSRQPAGQIGGGFNTHEAVLKVAEKIIEKSRAARLQPFNEYRKKFNLRPYTSFHEFTDNEEIARGLEELYGDIDALEFYPGVMLEKTRPNGIFGESMVEMGAPFSLKGLLGNPICSPEYWKPSTFGGETGFKIVKTSTLKKLVCLNTKWCPYVDFHVPQHEDEATPEKASTEL; this is translated from the exons aTGAAGTGTGACAAACGTGAGGACGTCATGAGAG GGCTCAGTGTCTTTTCCATGTGGGTGtttctcaacctgctgctgttgaagTCGACACGTGCTGATGAAGGTGCTG GCCACGCGCCGCCTCCCTCCTCGTCTGCAGTGAACCCCTGCTGTTACTACCCCTGTCAGAACTCAGGGGTCTGTGTGAGGTTCGGTGCCGATCGATACGAATGTGACTGCACCCGAACTGGCTTCTATGGAGAAAACTGCACCGTTC CTGAGATCTGGACCAGAATTTATTACATGCTGAAGCCCAGTCCATCGGTGGTTCActacatcctcacccacttccAGTGGTTCTGGGATTTTGTCAACAGCTCCTTCCTGCAAGACACCATCATGAGACTAGTGCTGACAG TCAGAAGCAACCTGATTCCAAGCCCTCCGACCTACAACACCAAGTACGGGTACCTGAGCTGGGAGTCCTACTACAACCTGTCCTACTACACCCGGCTCCTGCCTCCGGTGCCGGAGGACTGCCCGTTGCCCATGGGAACCAAAG ggAAACCCGTCCTCCCGGACGCCAGCGTTTTGGCTCACAGGTTTTATAAGAGAAGAACGTTTCGACCAGATCCTCAAGGAACCAATGTGATGTTTGCCTTCATGGCTCAACACTTCACCCACCAGTTCTTCAGCACCAAGCATGGGGAGAATGGGGCCTTCACCAAGGCTTTGGGACATGGG GTAGATGCCAGCAATATCTATGGAGTCGACCTTGAGCGGCAGCATCAACTGAGGCTTCATAAGGATGGAAAGCTGAAATATCAG TTAGTGAAGGGTGAGATGTACCCTCCTACAGTAGCCGAGGTCCCCGTGCACATGGTCTATCCTGAAACGTGTCCCCCGGAGCAGCGGCTGGTCACGGGTCAGGAGATATTTGGCCTCCTCCCAGGCCTCACCATGTACGCCACCATATGGCTGAGGGAGCACAACAGAGTCTGCGACATCCTCCGGGCAGAACATCCCACCTGGGACGATGAGCAGCTTTTCCAGACGACCAGACTCATCATCATTG GCGAGATCATCAACATCATAGTAGAGGAGTATGTGCAGCAGCTGAGTGGCTACCGGCTCAAGCTGAGGTTCGATCCGTCCCTGCTCTTCAGGGTGCAGTTCCAGTACAGCAACCGCATCGCTCTGGAGTTCTGCCAGCTGTACCACTGGCACCCGCTGATGCCCGACAGCTTCCTCATCGGCGGAGACGACGTCCCGTACTCTCAGTTCGTTTACAACACCTCCCTGCTCATGCACTACGGCGTGGAGACGCTGGTGGACGCCTTCTCGCGGCAGCCTGCGGGACAG ATCGGTGGAGGTTTCAATACTCATGAAGCAGTGCTCAAAGTGGCAGAGAAGATCATTGAAAAGTCTAGAGCTGCACGTCTGCAGCCCTTCAATGAATACAGGAAGAAGTTTAACCTAAGACCTTACACCTCCTTTCATGAATTCACTG ACAACGAAGAGATTGCCAGAGGATTAGAGGAACTGTACGGAGACATTGATGCTTTGGAGTTTTACCCTGGAGTCATGTTGGAGAAAACGCGTCCTAATGGTATATTTGGTGAGAGCATGGTGGAGATGGGAGCTCCCTTCTCTCTAAAAGGCCTACTGGGAAACCCCATCTGCTCCCCCGAGTACTGGAAGCCCAGCACCTTTGGGGGAGAGACAGGATTTAAAATAGTGAAAACCTCCACCTTAAAGAAACTGGTTTGCCTTAATACCAAGTGGTGTCCGTACGTGGACTTCCATGTTCCACAACATGAGGATGAGGCAACACCAGAAAAAGCCTCCACCGAGCTTTAA
- the LOC114862909 gene encoding hemicentin-2 isoform X1, with product MKCGGLPVAPRELCSRMHICVSTWMLPPMTSHLCFLILSSLVSFQLGLEDVFFSPQDQTVTEGEGVFLQCVSGESSSPASISWFKDGQTVTRGRQIQGEYGGGTQKKTSGTLHLFNVTLEDDGFYICVTHNPLLNITKKSQRAKLTVHGVPRQLQIQQGPNNITVAAGTEVSMNCTVVGFPVPMVHWFKDGCLLTNCSVSFTLQNNGQLLIFRNLSKDHEGLYHCEASNLKKTIKSPTAFLTLAEMDWRFIQQPTDLTVKRGDSARVACRPPYSRPAAQVSWFKDNQLLPRTPGVTVLPGGDLFFHSVQENDSGSYFCRASNIPLQRFLSSRRATLTVLAPPSVTLWPLLVTVPVGAQVELECRVSGHPLPSISWIKRGQSKQTGGKVTTGLRNATLHIQSVRSYDEGAYVCEASNPLGRSRSTATLRVAVSPIIETLAAQVSCRIGASVVLPCRAVGILPITYTWSRAETPSTTTASDRMHTDADGALHISSVQLSHAGEYYCTAENRAGRQQRRTVLTVTADGDEQTGAFLSAKSKSSDSRAERQIMATHAPSPHVEAQHNKAACFSSHCDATTIISTTSAGLRRPLAELKMQTQHQPDSPTHSPDQPLVTQMQPPMLPPPPHPNFQSVDVDRQLPVTISPSPTAPSQTSVVHSDGVNALQYLSSDSQSPSTVTSPQVQHGVIDKLLIQSDSDGSNVTVNNLTQTEMSRSGPVTQLNPSQTQSHQLLTEGHFHDSHREPTPTPSVQKPHQQLSADVSVTPKVYPHRPVTSGFSPKFHLELSVTQQYFPSTQRSPLTEPQLPPVQPSTRPTPPQTQSQSPPTQQPQRSTLPSKIPVNVFPLNATQLDATVESSKPTNDSEVTEWQKRNTSQSPMTSNDPRVTQQSPSWLPVMAKHDIPIVVGVGVSLAFIFITVTFYSVVQKNDPVPTSRAVQRNLGVPVRNAERRTAGRTYENRAFEDDDCVAVIEQSPNTADTRARPPGPSRVTVQMEPTSEDAEDEPALDKHSVTVETYPEPILDTKIDSSLEEEKGCSPSQPSIQLQCAEDWTSTRDDHSPCQDALPPPSSLPSRSPSPSPPFGRLEGLRSSLTLRGTEPCAAPIHHSLSVSHGNPPLLLSHHVSLGLTTVAVDVHLYPASTASMAVATGSRLSSVSSSTTVTAPLFSPPLVNSQENESSARMNQCK from the exons ATGAAGTGTGGAGGTCTGCCTGTGGCTCCCAGGGAGCTCTGCAGTAGGATGCACATCTGTGTCTCCACCTGGATGCTCCCACCGATGACGTCCCACCTCTGTTTCCTCATCCTGTCCAGCCTGGTCTCGTTCCAACTGG GTTTGGAGGACGTTTTCTTCAGCCCCCAGGACCAGACGGTCACAGAGGGAGAAGGGGTTttcctccagtgtgtgtctggggaAAGTTCATCTCCTGCAAGCATCTCCTGGTTCAAAGATGGACAGACGGTCACAAGAGGCAGACAGATCCAG GGTGAGTATGGTGGTGGCACCCAGAAGAAAACCTCAGGGACTCTGCATCTGTTCAATGTGACATTGGAAGACGATGGATTTTACATCTGCGTGACACACAATCCTTTACTAAACATCACCAAGAAAAGCCAGCGGGCTAAGCTAACAGTGCACG GGGTTCCCAGGCAGCTCCAGATCCAGCAGGGCCCTAACAACATCACCGTTGCCGCGGGAACAGAGGTCTCCATGAACTGCACTGTTGTCGGCTTCCCTGTTCCCATGGTGCACTGGTTCAAAGACGGCTGCCTCCTGACAAACTGCTCGGTCTCGTTCACTCTGCAGAACAATGGGCAGCTGCTCATATTCAG AAACCTGAGCAAGGATCACGAGGGCCTTTATCACTGTGAAGCATCCAACCTGAAAAAGACAATCAAGTCCCCAACAGCCTTCTTAACTCTAGCCG AGATGGACTGGAGGTTCATTCAACAGCCCACAGACCTGACAGTGAAGCGAGGAGACAGCGCCCGGGTCGCCTGCAGGCCTCCGTACAGCCGCCCTGCAGCCCAGGTGTCCTGGTTCAAAGACAACCAGCTGCTCCCTCGCACCCCCGGTGTGACGGTGCTGCCCGGTGGAGACCTGTTCTTTCacag TGTGCAGGAGAACGACAGTGGGAGCTACTTCTGCAGGGCCTCCAACATTCCCCTTCAGAGGTTCCTCTCCTCCAGAAGAGCAACACTAACCGTGCTGG CCCCTCCCTCGGTGACTCTGTGGCCCCTGCTGGTCACGGTGCCTGTCGGGGCCCAGGTGGAGCTGGAATGCCGGGTGTCAGGTCACCCTCtgccctccatcagctggatCAAGAGAGGCCAGTCCAAGCAGACTGGAGGAAAGGTCACTACGGG GCTGAGAAACGCGACTCTGCACATCCAGTCGGTCAGGAGTTACGACGAGGGAGCGTATGTGTGTGAGGCGTCCAACCCACTGGGCCGGAGCCGCAGCACGGCCACGCTCAGAGTCGCTG TGAGCCCCATCATAGAGACGCTGGCTGCTCAGGTGAGCTGCAGGATCGGAGCTTCAGTGGTGCTGCCCTGCAGGGCTGTGGGGATTCTGCCCATCACATAcacctggagcagagcagagacgccCTCCACCACCACTGCTTCTGACAGGATGCACACGGATG CAGATGGAGCtttgcatatttccagtgtgcAGTTGTCTCATGCAGGAGAGTATTACTGCACCGCTGAGAACCGAGCAGGACGACAGCAGAGACGCACCGTCCTCACTGTCACAG CTGATGGAGACGAGCAGACGGGAGCGTTTTTGTCTGCT aaATCCAAGTCGAGTGACTCTCGAGCCGAGAGGCAGATTATGGCGACACACGCCCCATCACCACATGTAGAGGCTCAGCATAATAAGGCTGCAT GTTTTTCTTCACACTGTGATGCTACGACAATCATTTCCACCACTTCTGCAGGTCTGAGGAGACCATTGGCTGAGTTAAAGATGCAGACACAACACCAACCAGACTCACCAACACACAGTCCAGACCAGCCTCTGGTCACACAGATGCAGCCTCCTAtgttgcctcctcctccgcatCCAAACTTCCAGTCAGTGGACGTCGACAGACAGCTGCCGGTCACCATTTCTCCATCACCAACAGCACCCAGCCAGACATCTGTCGTCCACAGTGACGGTGTGAATGCGCTCCAGTATCTAAGCAGTGACAGTCAGTCCCCTTCCACAGTCACATCACCACAAGTTCAGCATGGAGTTATTGACAAGTTACTGATACAGTCTGATTCTGATGGTTCTAACGTCACTGTTAATAATTTAACCCAAACTGAGATGAGTCGTTCTGGTCCAGTTACACAGCTGAATCCATCTCAAACTCAGTCCCACCAGCTGCTTACAGAAGGTCACTTTCATGATTCCCACCGCGAGCCGACACCGACTCCGAGTGTCCAGAAACCCCATCAGCAGCTCTCAGCAGACGTCTCAGTAACACCCAAGGTTTATCCCCATCGACCCGTCACCTCGGGATTTTCACCCAAGTTCCACCTTGAGCTATCAGTAACCCAGCAATATTTCCCTTCCACACAACGCTCCCCCCTCACCGAGCCTCAGTTACCCCCTGTTCAACCTTCAACCAGGCCTACGCCTCCTCAAACCCAGTCTCAGTCACCTCCAACGCAACAGCCACAACGTTCAACGCTGCCCTCGAAGATTCCTGTCAACGTGTTTCCATTAAACGCTACCCAGCTGGACGCCACAGTAGAGTCATCTAAACCCACCAATGACTCTGAGGTGACGGAGTGGCAGAAGAGGAACACCTCCCAGTCTCCGATGACGAGCAACGACCCAAG AGTAACGCAGCAGTCTCCATCGTGGCTGCCTGTAATGGCGAAGCACGACATCCCCAtcgtggtgggggtgggggtgtctttggccttcatcttcatcaccgTCACCTTCTACTCAGTGGTCCAGAAGAATGACCCGGTGCCAACCAGCCGAGCAG TTCAGAGGAACCTCGGTGTGCCTGTACGAAACGCTGAGCGTCGAACTGCGGGAAGAACATACGAGAACAG GGCCTTTGAAGACGACGACTGCGTGGCTGTGATCGAGCAGAGCCCCAACACGGCGGACACGCGGGCCCGGCCTCCGGGTCCCAGCCGGGTCACCGTGCAGATGGAGCCCACGTCTGAGGACGCTGAGGACGAGCCGGCTCTGGACAAGCACTCCGTCACCGTGGAGACGTATCCTGAGCCCATTCTCGACACAAAG ATTGATTCTtctctggaagaagagaaaggcTGCAGCCCGTCTCAGCCGAGCATCCAGCTGCAGTGCGCTGAGGACTGGACCAGTACCAGAGACGACCACAGCCCCTGCCAGGACGCCCTGCCTCCCCCGTCGTCCTTGCCCTCCCGCTCGCCCTCCCCCTCTCCGCCCTTCGGACGCCTGGAGGGCCTGCGCTCCTCGCTGACCCTGCGCGGCACCGAGCCGTGCGCGGCGCCCATCCACCACAGCCTCAGCGTCTCTCATGGCAACCCTCCCCTGCTCCTGTCGCACCACGTCTCGCTGGGACTCACTACGGTGGCGGTGGACGTCCATCTTTACCCAGCGTCCACCGCTTCGATGGCGGTAGCCACTGGCAGCCGTCTGAGTTCAGTGTCCAGTTCCACCACAGTGACTGCGCCTCTGTTCAGCCCCCCGTTAGTTAACAGTCAGGAAAACGAATCATCTGCCAGAATGAATCAGTGTAAGTAG
- the LOC114862909 gene encoding hemicentin-2 isoform X2: MKCGGLPVAPRELCSRMHICVSTWMLPPMTSHLCFLILSSLVSFQLGLEDVFFSPQDQTVTEGEGVFLQCVSGESSSPASISWFKDGQTVTRGRQIQGEYGGGTQKKTSGTLHLFNVTLEDDGFYICVTHNPLLNITKKSQRAKLTVHGVPRQLQIQQGPNNITVAAGTEVSMNCTVVGFPVPMVHWFKDGCLLTNCSVSFTLQNNGQLLIFRNLSKDHEGLYHCEASNLKKTIKSPTAFLTLAEMDWRFIQQPTDLTVKRGDSARVACRPPYSRPAAQVSWFKDNQLLPRTPGVTVLPGGDLFFHSVQENDSGSYFCRASNIPLQRFLSSRRATLTVLAPPSVTLWPLLVTVPVGAQVELECRVSGHPLPSISWIKRGQSKQTGGKVTTGLRNATLHIQSVRSYDEGAYVCEASNPLGRSRSTATLRVAVSPIIETLAAQVSCRIGASVVLPCRAVGILPITYTWSRAETPSTTTASDRMHTDDGALHISSVQLSHAGEYYCTAENRAGRQQRRTVLTVTADGDEQTGAFLSAKSKSSDSRAERQIMATHAPSPHVEAQHNKAACFSSHCDATTIISTTSAGLRRPLAELKMQTQHQPDSPTHSPDQPLVTQMQPPMLPPPPHPNFQSVDVDRQLPVTISPSPTAPSQTSVVHSDGVNALQYLSSDSQSPSTVTSPQVQHGVIDKLLIQSDSDGSNVTVNNLTQTEMSRSGPVTQLNPSQTQSHQLLTEGHFHDSHREPTPTPSVQKPHQQLSADVSVTPKVYPHRPVTSGFSPKFHLELSVTQQYFPSTQRSPLTEPQLPPVQPSTRPTPPQTQSQSPPTQQPQRSTLPSKIPVNVFPLNATQLDATVESSKPTNDSEVTEWQKRNTSQSPMTSNDPRVTQQSPSWLPVMAKHDIPIVVGVGVSLAFIFITVTFYSVVQKNDPVPTSRAVQRNLGVPVRNAERRTAGRTYENRAFEDDDCVAVIEQSPNTADTRARPPGPSRVTVQMEPTSEDAEDEPALDKHSVTVETYPEPILDTKIDSSLEEEKGCSPSQPSIQLQCAEDWTSTRDDHSPCQDALPPPSSLPSRSPSPSPPFGRLEGLRSSLTLRGTEPCAAPIHHSLSVSHGNPPLLLSHHVSLGLTTVAVDVHLYPASTASMAVATGSRLSSVSSSTTVTAPLFSPPLVNSQENESSARMNQCK, encoded by the exons ATGAAGTGTGGAGGTCTGCCTGTGGCTCCCAGGGAGCTCTGCAGTAGGATGCACATCTGTGTCTCCACCTGGATGCTCCCACCGATGACGTCCCACCTCTGTTTCCTCATCCTGTCCAGCCTGGTCTCGTTCCAACTGG GTTTGGAGGACGTTTTCTTCAGCCCCCAGGACCAGACGGTCACAGAGGGAGAAGGGGTTttcctccagtgtgtgtctggggaAAGTTCATCTCCTGCAAGCATCTCCTGGTTCAAAGATGGACAGACGGTCACAAGAGGCAGACAGATCCAG GGTGAGTATGGTGGTGGCACCCAGAAGAAAACCTCAGGGACTCTGCATCTGTTCAATGTGACATTGGAAGACGATGGATTTTACATCTGCGTGACACACAATCCTTTACTAAACATCACCAAGAAAAGCCAGCGGGCTAAGCTAACAGTGCACG GGGTTCCCAGGCAGCTCCAGATCCAGCAGGGCCCTAACAACATCACCGTTGCCGCGGGAACAGAGGTCTCCATGAACTGCACTGTTGTCGGCTTCCCTGTTCCCATGGTGCACTGGTTCAAAGACGGCTGCCTCCTGACAAACTGCTCGGTCTCGTTCACTCTGCAGAACAATGGGCAGCTGCTCATATTCAG AAACCTGAGCAAGGATCACGAGGGCCTTTATCACTGTGAAGCATCCAACCTGAAAAAGACAATCAAGTCCCCAACAGCCTTCTTAACTCTAGCCG AGATGGACTGGAGGTTCATTCAACAGCCCACAGACCTGACAGTGAAGCGAGGAGACAGCGCCCGGGTCGCCTGCAGGCCTCCGTACAGCCGCCCTGCAGCCCAGGTGTCCTGGTTCAAAGACAACCAGCTGCTCCCTCGCACCCCCGGTGTGACGGTGCTGCCCGGTGGAGACCTGTTCTTTCacag TGTGCAGGAGAACGACAGTGGGAGCTACTTCTGCAGGGCCTCCAACATTCCCCTTCAGAGGTTCCTCTCCTCCAGAAGAGCAACACTAACCGTGCTGG CCCCTCCCTCGGTGACTCTGTGGCCCCTGCTGGTCACGGTGCCTGTCGGGGCCCAGGTGGAGCTGGAATGCCGGGTGTCAGGTCACCCTCtgccctccatcagctggatCAAGAGAGGCCAGTCCAAGCAGACTGGAGGAAAGGTCACTACGGG GCTGAGAAACGCGACTCTGCACATCCAGTCGGTCAGGAGTTACGACGAGGGAGCGTATGTGTGTGAGGCGTCCAACCCACTGGGCCGGAGCCGCAGCACGGCCACGCTCAGAGTCGCTG TGAGCCCCATCATAGAGACGCTGGCTGCTCAGGTGAGCTGCAGGATCGGAGCTTCAGTGGTGCTGCCCTGCAGGGCTGTGGGGATTCTGCCCATCACATAcacctggagcagagcagagacgccCTCCACCACCACTGCTTCTGACAGGATGCACACGGATG ATGGAGCtttgcatatttccagtgtgcAGTTGTCTCATGCAGGAGAGTATTACTGCACCGCTGAGAACCGAGCAGGACGACAGCAGAGACGCACCGTCCTCACTGTCACAG CTGATGGAGACGAGCAGACGGGAGCGTTTTTGTCTGCT aaATCCAAGTCGAGTGACTCTCGAGCCGAGAGGCAGATTATGGCGACACACGCCCCATCACCACATGTAGAGGCTCAGCATAATAAGGCTGCAT GTTTTTCTTCACACTGTGATGCTACGACAATCATTTCCACCACTTCTGCAGGTCTGAGGAGACCATTGGCTGAGTTAAAGATGCAGACACAACACCAACCAGACTCACCAACACACAGTCCAGACCAGCCTCTGGTCACACAGATGCAGCCTCCTAtgttgcctcctcctccgcatCCAAACTTCCAGTCAGTGGACGTCGACAGACAGCTGCCGGTCACCATTTCTCCATCACCAACAGCACCCAGCCAGACATCTGTCGTCCACAGTGACGGTGTGAATGCGCTCCAGTATCTAAGCAGTGACAGTCAGTCCCCTTCCACAGTCACATCACCACAAGTTCAGCATGGAGTTATTGACAAGTTACTGATACAGTCTGATTCTGATGGTTCTAACGTCACTGTTAATAATTTAACCCAAACTGAGATGAGTCGTTCTGGTCCAGTTACACAGCTGAATCCATCTCAAACTCAGTCCCACCAGCTGCTTACAGAAGGTCACTTTCATGATTCCCACCGCGAGCCGACACCGACTCCGAGTGTCCAGAAACCCCATCAGCAGCTCTCAGCAGACGTCTCAGTAACACCCAAGGTTTATCCCCATCGACCCGTCACCTCGGGATTTTCACCCAAGTTCCACCTTGAGCTATCAGTAACCCAGCAATATTTCCCTTCCACACAACGCTCCCCCCTCACCGAGCCTCAGTTACCCCCTGTTCAACCTTCAACCAGGCCTACGCCTCCTCAAACCCAGTCTCAGTCACCTCCAACGCAACAGCCACAACGTTCAACGCTGCCCTCGAAGATTCCTGTCAACGTGTTTCCATTAAACGCTACCCAGCTGGACGCCACAGTAGAGTCATCTAAACCCACCAATGACTCTGAGGTGACGGAGTGGCAGAAGAGGAACACCTCCCAGTCTCCGATGACGAGCAACGACCCAAG AGTAACGCAGCAGTCTCCATCGTGGCTGCCTGTAATGGCGAAGCACGACATCCCCAtcgtggtgggggtgggggtgtctttggccttcatcttcatcaccgTCACCTTCTACTCAGTGGTCCAGAAGAATGACCCGGTGCCAACCAGCCGAGCAG TTCAGAGGAACCTCGGTGTGCCTGTACGAAACGCTGAGCGTCGAACTGCGGGAAGAACATACGAGAACAG GGCCTTTGAAGACGACGACTGCGTGGCTGTGATCGAGCAGAGCCCCAACACGGCGGACACGCGGGCCCGGCCTCCGGGTCCCAGCCGGGTCACCGTGCAGATGGAGCCCACGTCTGAGGACGCTGAGGACGAGCCGGCTCTGGACAAGCACTCCGTCACCGTGGAGACGTATCCTGAGCCCATTCTCGACACAAAG ATTGATTCTtctctggaagaagagaaaggcTGCAGCCCGTCTCAGCCGAGCATCCAGCTGCAGTGCGCTGAGGACTGGACCAGTACCAGAGACGACCACAGCCCCTGCCAGGACGCCCTGCCTCCCCCGTCGTCCTTGCCCTCCCGCTCGCCCTCCCCCTCTCCGCCCTTCGGACGCCTGGAGGGCCTGCGCTCCTCGCTGACCCTGCGCGGCACCGAGCCGTGCGCGGCGCCCATCCACCACAGCCTCAGCGTCTCTCATGGCAACCCTCCCCTGCTCCTGTCGCACCACGTCTCGCTGGGACTCACTACGGTGGCGGTGGACGTCCATCTTTACCCAGCGTCCACCGCTTCGATGGCGGTAGCCACTGGCAGCCGTCTGAGTTCAGTGTCCAGTTCCACCACAGTGACTGCGCCTCTGTTCAGCCCCCCGTTAGTTAACAGTCAGGAAAACGAATCATCTGCCAGAATGAATCAGTGTAAGTAG
- the pmpca gene encoding mitochondrial-processing peptidase subunit alpha, producing MPWSRTGPKMATHLTKCRTWSGFQRFGITTYRKYSSGSGYPNISLSTPLPGIPKPVFASLDGHETSETKITTLENGLKVASQNKFGQFCTVGILVKAGSRYEAKYPSGISHFLEKLSFSSTAQYGSKDEILFALEKHGGICDCKTTRDIATYAVSAEAKSLDTVVSLLADAVLHPRLLEEEMEMTRMATRFELEDISMRPDPEPLLEEMIHAAAYRGNTVGLPHFCPLDNVDIIDQEMIYNYLRSYYTPDRMVLSGVGVDHEQLVECARRYLLNVTPVWGLGPVQDVDMSVAQYTGGMVKIDKDMSVNFVPDKTPKRTHIMIGLESSSYMLEEDFIPFAVLNTMMGGGGSFSAGGPGKGMFTRLYLNVLNKYNWMYNATSYHHSYEDTGLLCIHGSAYPKVVGEMVEVITREFVNMTATPDESELERAKIQLKSMLMMNLEARPVIFEDVGRQVLATGKRKLPHELCDLIGNVTASDIKRVTSKMLRSKPAVAALGDLTDLPSYEKIQAALSSKDGRLPRGYSLFG from the exons ATGCCCTGGTCACGCACAGGACCCAAAATGGCGACACACTTAACGAAGTGTAGAACCTGGAGTGGTTTCCAAAG GTTTGGGATCACGACTTACAGAAAGTACAGTAGTGGCAGTGGATACCCAAATATATCGCTCTCTACGCCGCTGCCTGGGATTCCTAAACCAGTGTTTGCATCTTTGGATGGTCATGAAACATCTGAGACCAAGATCACCACTCTAGAAAATGGCCTCAAAGTCGCTTCCCAAAACAAATTTGGTCAATTCTGCACAGTTGGAA TTCTAGTTAAAGCAGGATCAAGATATGAAGCTAAATACCCAAGTGGAATTTCACATTTCTTAGAGAAACTTAGCTTTTCT tccACAGCACAGTACGGAAGTAAAGATGAAATCCTTTTTGCTTTGGAAAAGCATGGAGGGATATGTGACTGTAAAACAACAAG AGATATCGCCACGTATGCAGTGTCAGCAGAAGCAAAGAGCCTGGACACAGTGGTCAGCCTTCTTGCTGATGCTGTCCTCCACCCTCGACTGCTGG AGGAAGAGATGGAGATGACCAGAATGGCCACACGCTTCGAGTTGGAGGATATAAGCATGAGGCCAGATCCTGAACCCTTGCTTGAAGAGATGATTCATGCT GCCGCATACAGAGGCAACACAGTTGGACTGCCTCATTTTTGTCCTTTAGACAATGTGGACATTATTGACCAGGAAATGATTTACAACTACTTGCGTAGCTACTATACTCCTGACCGCATGGTGCTCTCTGGAGTTGGCGTTGACCATGAGCAGCTGGTGGAGTGTGCCAGGAGGTACCTGCTGAATGTGACGCCAGTGTGGGGGTTGGGACCTGTACAAGATGTGGACATGTCTGTAGCACAGTACACTGGTGGCATGGTCAAA ATAGACAAGGATATGTCGGTGAATTTTGTTCCTGATAAAACTCCAAAGCGCACCCACATCATGATTGGCCTAGAGAGCAGCTCCTACATG CTTGAGGAGGACTTTATTCCCTTTGCAGTGCTCAACACAATGATGGGTGGAGGGGGTTCTTTTTCTGCCGGAGGACCTGGGAAGGGCATGTTCACCCGTCTCTACCTCAACGTACTCAACAA GTATAACTGGATGTACAACGCCACCTCTTACCATCATAGCTACGAGGACACAGGGCTGCTATGCATCCATGGCAGTGCCTACCCAAAAGTG GTAGGGGAAATGGTGgaagtaataacaagagagttTGTTAATATGACTGCTACTCCAGACGAG TCAGAGCTGGAGAGGGCCAAAATTCAGCTAAAGTCCATGTTGATGATGAATCTTGAGGCCCGGCCAGTGATTTTTGAAGATGTTGGGCGCCAGGTTCTTGCCACTGGAAAGAGAAAGTTGCCGCATGAGCTGTGTGATTTAATAG GTAACGTGACGGCCAGTGACATCAAAAGAGTAACAAGTAAGATGCTGCGCAGTAAGCCTGCAGTAGCAGCTCTGGGAGACCTGACAGACCTGCCCTCATATGAAAAAATCCAAGCTGCCCTGTCCAGCAAAGATGGACGCCTGCCCCGTGGATATAGTCTTTTTGGATAG